The Schizosaccharomyces pombe strain 972h- genome assembly, chromosome: I genome contains a region encoding:
- the rps101 gene encoding 40S ribosomal protein eS1, which translates to MAVGKNKRLSKGKKGIKKRVVDPFSRKDWYDIKAPAFFEVKNVGKTLVNRTAGLKNANDSLKGRILEVSLADLQKDEEHSFRKVKLRVEDIQGKSCLTSFNGFDMTSDKLRSLVRKWQSTIEANQTIKTTDGYLCRIFVIGFTSRRVNQVKKTTYAQSSQIRAIHQKMFQVIQNQANGCSMKELVQKLIPEVIGRAIEKATNNIYPLQNVFVRKVKILKAPKHDAQKLLELHGESQDVGSKVISDVAPLESV; encoded by the coding sequence ATGGCAGTtggtaaaaataaaagactTTCAAAGggaaagaaaggaattaaGAAGCGTGTCGTTGACCCCTTCTCTCGTAAGGACTGGTACGATATCAAGGCTCCTGCTTTCTTTGAAGTCAAGAACGTTGGTAAAACCCTTGTCAACCGTACAGCCGGTTTAAAGAATGCCAATGATTCTTTGAAGGGTCGTATCTTGGAAGTCTCTCTTGCTGATCTTCAAAAGGATGAGGAACACTCATTCCGTAAGGTCAAGCTTCGTGTTGAGGACATCCAAGGTAAGAGCTGCCTCACCAGCTTTAACGGTTTCGATATGACCTCTGACAAATTGCGTTCTTTGGTTCGCAAATGGCAATCTACTATTGAGGCCAACCAAACCATCAAGACCACCGATGGTTACCTTTGCCGTATCTTCGTTATTGGCTTTACTAGCCGTCGTGTCAACCAAGTCAAGAAGACTACTTATGCTCAATCTTCTCAAATTCGTGCCATTCACCAAAAGATGTTCCAGGTCATCCAAAACCAAGCCAACGGTTGTTCCATGAAGGAGCTTGTCCAAAAGCTCATTCCTGAGGTTATTGGCCGGGCTATCGAGAAGGCCACCAACAACATTTATCCCTTGCAAAACGTTTTCGTTCGTAAGGTAAAGATCTTGAAGGCTCCCAAGCACGACGCCCAAAAGCTTCTTGAATTACACGGTGAGTCTCAAGACGTTGGTTCCAAGGTCATTTCTGATGTTGCTCCTTTGGAGTctgtttaa
- the rad8 gene encoding ATP-dependent chromatin remodeller/ubiquitin-protein ligase E3 Rad8, which yields MKRKVQKIIDEAPLEENSPPRFFDSDVEADSKPNDLTAANSIVDLKTNSQHENANAAGKEYGDSGVSESWVLDFLSVTGEKTISEFLAQKIWKTSNGDLNVAVDMYFDESFNIKNSNPDSESQKDTDASLTQMDQLSNTVSVKDLSINRNTNKKALNAVSPSLNLSSNSSVQDVSIDKEEMMKKQSRNALTPLDFIMKKNELMKYIGCFGVEAYSTASGTRTLQAGERIYLERQKLSIKSQSRNSRKKSKLLSINSSCYSNIVRFCNSDHHEIGKLPTEVASVISTLMEQGFWSFEAICIYSDNIIRFGSNVTLQVYCFINVNHPSLNRSPFTLATNSMQEEEEHLKASFAQNKRDHLLRLFTWIALEPDLEDCNTKESIHIDDILKTSSLPEARDESNSDLTPSSTEDEEDVVSDQLAILYDKVKTSGAELPSAPKPSTFALDLREYQKQALYWMCCKEEGVQSDGSAPKLHPLWSRFRFPKDSEFPEFFKCSSDDDNTHFYVNLYTGETTMLFPNSMPYHRGGILADEMGLGKTIEVLSLIHSRPCFSTDEIPEAFRHSKPSLPVASRTTLVVAPMSLLDQWHSEACKVSQGTKFRSMIYYGSEKPLDLKSCVIDTSTAPLIIITSYGVLLSEFSQQSHSSGLFSVHWFRVVLDEGHNIRNRESKTAKACHSISSQNRWVITGTPIVNKLDDLYSLIKFMRYEPWCNYTYWQTFVSLPYQSKDVLKALNVVQSILEFLVLRRTKETKDRNGNSIVTLPPKTVKIEYLDFSDSERKIYDSLYTKAKSTVNANIVAGTLFRNYTTILGLLLRLRQACCDPVLLSNMTINSETFDDFEFSVEQFNSLINQFVVTGKPIPSDILKIDTLKSFEALITECPICCNEPIQNPLLLNCKHACCGDCLSEHIQYQKRRNIIPPLCHTCRQPFNEQDVYKPFFVKNNGTQSTLLVGEEVKWKYWNRLQSVKLNGLLGQLRQLTHSSEPEKVVIFSQFTTFLDIIADVLESEKMGYARFDGTMSQQMRSTALETFRNDPDVNVLIISLKAGGVGLNLTCANHVFIMDPWWSWSVEAQAIDRIHRLGQEKPVFVTRYIVRDTVEERMLKIQERKNFITGTLGMSEGKQQVQSIEDIKMLFEY from the coding sequence atgaaaagaaaggtacaaaaaattatagaTGAAGCCCctttagaagaaaattctCCTCCTCGATTTTTTGATTCAGATGTTGAAGCTGACTCTAAACCGAATGATTTAACTGCTGCGAATTCCATCGTAGacttaaaaacaaattctcAACATGAAAATGCTAACGCAGCAGGCAAGGAATATGGAGATAGTGGAGTTTCAGAGTCATGGGTTTTAGACTTTTTATCTGTCACTGgtgaaaaaacaatttcggAATTTTTAgctcaaaaaatttggaaaaccTCGAATGGAGATTTGAATGTCGCCGTTGATATGTATTTTGATGAATCCTTTAATATAAAGAATTCGAATCCTGACAGTGAAAGTCAGAAAGACACTGATGCCTCGTTGACCCAGATGGACCAATTATCTAATACTGTATCCGTTAAGGATCTTAGTATTAATAGGAacacaaataaaaaagccTTAAATGCTGTTAGCCCTTCATTGAATTTGTCATCTAACAGTTCTGTTCAAGATGTATCTATtgataaagaagaaatgatgaagaagcaATCACGGAATGCTCTTACTCCGCTGGACTTTattatgaagaagaatgaGTTGATGAAGTATATCGGATGCTTTGGTGTGGAGGCTTATTCAACTGCATCAGGTACTCGAACACTCCAGGCTGGCGAAAGGATCTATTTAGAACGTCAAAAACTTTCCATAAAATCACAATCGAGAAATTCTaggaaaaaatcaaaattgcTAAGCATTAATTCTTCATGCTATAGCAATATCGTTAGATTTTGTAATTCAGATCATCATGAAATTGGTAAATTACCTACTGAAGTCGCTTCTGTTATTTCAACGTTGATGGAGCAAGGTTTTTGGTCATTTGAAGCCATATGCATTTACTCCGACAATATAATTAGATTTGGGAGTAATGTCACTTTACAAGTTTATTGTTTTATCAATGTCAATCATCCGTCCTTGAACCGATCTCCATTCACTTTGGCAACTAATTCTATGcaagaagaggaagaacATTTAAAAGCCTCTTTTGCTCAAAATAAACGTGATCATTTACTTCGTTTGTTTACTTGGATAGCTTTGGAACCAGACCTTGAAGACTGCAACACTAAAGAGAGTATTCATATTGATGATATATTGAAAACAAGTTCATTGCCTGAAGCGAGGGACGAGAGTAACTCAGATCTAACCCCATCCTCAACTGAAGACGAGGAAGATGTTGTTAGCGACCAACTTGCTATATTATATGACAAAGTTAAAACTTCTGGAGCTGAATTGCCGTCTGCTCCAAAGCCATCAACGTTTGCTCTTGATCTTCGTGAGTATCAAAAACAGGCTTTGTATTGGATGTGTTGTAAAGAAGAGGGCGTACAAAGTGATGGTAGTGCACCTAAGCTTCATCCTTTGTGGAGTCGATTTCGATTTCCAAAGGACTCAGAATTCCCtgaattctttaaatgTTCTAGTGATGATGACAACACACATTTTTACGTTAACTTATATACTGGCGAAACTACAATGTTGTTTCCGAATTCAATGCCTTATCATCGGGGTGGAATTTTAGCAGACGAAATGGGCTTAGGCAAAACGATTGAAGTATTATCACTTATTCATTCTAGACCTTGCTTTTCAACCGATGAAATACCAGAAGCCTTTAGACATTCTAAACCCAGCCTTCCTGTCGCCAGTAGGACGACTTTGGTAGTAGCACCTATGTCATTGTTAGATCAATGGCACTCCGAAGCTTGTAAGGTGTCTCAAGGCACCAAATTCAGAAGCATGATTTATTATGGTTCTGAAAAGCCTTTGGATCTGAAGTCTTGTGTTATTGATACATCCACAGCTCCCTTGATCATCATAACTAGTTATGGTGTGTTACTTTCAGAATTTAGTCAGCAATCTCATTCTTCGGGATTGTTTTCTGTGCATTGGTTCCGTGTTGTCCTTGATGAAGGACATAACATTAGAAATAGGGAAAGCAAAACCGCGAAAGCGTGTCATAGTATTTCGTCCCAGAATCGTTGGGTGATTACAGGTACGCCAATAGTCAATAAACTGGATGACTTGTATAGCTTGATTAAATTTATGCGATATGAGCCGTGGTGTAATTACACTTATTGGCAAACCTTTGTGAGTCTGCCATATCAGTCAAAAGATGTCTTAAAGGCGTTGAATGTTGTTCAATCAATTTTGGAGTTTTTAGTTTTGAGAAGAACCAAAGAAACTAAAGATAGAAACGGAAACTCAATTGTTACGTTACCTCCAAAAACcgtaaaaattgaatatttggACTTTTCTGACTcagaaaggaaaatttaTGACTCTCTCTATACCAAAGCAAAAAGTACCGTTAATGCAAACATAGTTGCCGGAACGCTGTTCAGAAACTATACAACGATCCTCGGATTACTTTTAAGATTAAGACAGGCGTGTTGTGACCCTGTGCTTCTTTCCAATATGACCATTAACAGTGAAACGTTTGATGATTTTGAGTTTTCGGTTGAGcaatttaattctttaattaatcAATTTGTTGTCACTGGAAAGCCCATTCCTTCagatattttaaaaattgatacACTGAAGTCTTTTGAAGCATTGATAACGGAATGTCCCATATGTTGTAATGAACCAATTCAAAATCCCTTGTTATTGAACTGCAAGCATGCTTGTTGCGGAGATTGTTTGTCAGAACATATTCAgtatcaaaaaagaagaaacataATTCCTCCGCTTTGTCATACATGTCGTCAACCCTTCAATGAGCAAGATGTCtataaacctttttttgtcaaaaatAACGGAACACAGTCTACGCTTTTAGTCGGTGAGGAAGTAAAATGGAAATATTGGAATAGGCTACAATCAGTGAAACTTAATGGCCTTTTAGGACAATTGCGTCAATTAACTCATAGTTCTGAACCTGAAAAGGTCGTTATCTTTTCACAGTTTACCACATTCCTGGATATTATCGCAGACGTTCTCGAGTCAGAGAAGATGGGGTATGCTAGATTCGATGGTACCATGTCACAACAAATGAGGTCGACGGCTTTAGAGACATTTCGAAATGATCCTGATGTTAACGTGCTGATTATCTCTTTAAAGGCAGGCGGGGTTGGTTTAAACCTTACTTGTGCCAACCATGTTTTTATTATGGATCCATGGTGGAGCTGGTCAGTGGAAGCACAGGCCATCGATCGTATTCATCGTTTAGGACAGGAAAAGCCTGTATTTGTGACGAGATATATTGTACGTGATACTGTTGAGGAAAGGATGCTCAAAATACAAGAAcgcaaaaattttattactgGGACCCTGGGCATGTCGGAAGGAAAGCAGCAGGTTCAGTCAATTGAAGACATCAAAATGTTGTTTGAATATTAA